One Serpentinicella alkaliphila DNA segment encodes these proteins:
- a CDS encoding flavocytochrome c, whose product MKREIKLMSILITILLIISLAACSNQNTNSANTSSPKMKAGEYIVEVNGFKPMKVKVTLSDTSIKAVEVVSHSETPNVSDVALKEIPKNIIEKQSIGIDTISGATMTSSAIISAVTLAIEKAGGQSSEFNIKNVADGSDSINSRPPMGTKDLPQTWDLTYDVVVVGGGFAGLAAAYETSTLGAETLLIDKMPVLGGNSQINGGVYASYTSKIADELYKKLNLTPDSAQKHIEDTIKGGDYMNDTKLVKNLVYGAPYFLNLMLDNGLEVRESITRPGGHYGYRTYTTKNGIGADIVAVQKKILADTSTTVMLNTEMVQIYRETTGEQRVIGIKVKTKDGLMSVKANKGVILATGGFGGNVEMRSKHVPGLTADIPTTNHVGATGEGIIMAQEIGANTTQMSYIQLYPFADPNNGVLDATAVIPFSGPSSGIVYVDVNGKRYVNEGERRDVCSRAAQESGGFPTFSIFGQEIVEKGGFISETQLSSGIESDRIFKASTLEELVSIINTHQYKGQSISMSAQTLVSTIKNHNSYVEAGKDPEFNKKIDKGVMLKIDKGPYYAIPQWPSVHHTMGGLTINERTEVQDIWGEIIPGFYAAGEVVGGVHGTNRLGSNAIPDAAVHGIIAGRVAVNGTVPDFIPKE is encoded by the coding sequence ATGAAAAGAGAGATTAAATTGATGTCCATACTGATTACCATTCTACTTATAATTTCGTTAGCTGCTTGTTCTAATCAAAATACGAATAGTGCTAATACTAGTAGTCCAAAGATGAAAGCAGGCGAATATATAGTTGAAGTTAATGGATTTAAGCCAATGAAAGTAAAAGTAACTTTAAGCGATACCTCGATTAAGGCTGTGGAAGTAGTATCTCATTCTGAGACACCTAATGTATCTGATGTGGCTTTGAAAGAAATACCCAAAAATATAATTGAAAAACAATCTATCGGTATTGATACAATATCAGGCGCAACAATGACTAGTTCAGCCATTATTAGTGCAGTAACTTTAGCAATAGAAAAAGCAGGTGGACAATCAAGTGAGTTTAACATTAAAAATGTTGCTGACGGAAGTGATAGTATTAATAGTCGTCCCCCAATGGGTACGAAAGATTTACCTCAGACTTGGGATTTAACATATGATGTAGTAGTAGTAGGCGGTGGATTTGCAGGATTAGCTGCTGCTTATGAGACCTCAACTTTAGGAGCCGAAACGTTACTAATTGACAAAATGCCTGTTCTTGGTGGGAACTCCCAAATAAACGGAGGGGTATATGCATCGTATACAAGTAAAATAGCAGATGAATTATATAAAAAACTGAATCTAACACCGGATAGTGCCCAGAAGCATATTGAAGATACTATTAAAGGTGGAGACTATATGAATGATACTAAGTTAGTTAAAAACTTAGTATACGGAGCTCCATATTTTCTAAATTTAATGCTAGATAATGGTTTAGAGGTGAGAGAGTCAATTACACGCCCTGGTGGTCATTATGGTTATCGTACTTACACAACGAAGAATGGTATTGGTGCTGATATAGTAGCAGTTCAAAAGAAAATACTAGCAGATACGTCTACAACAGTAATGCTAAATACAGAAATGGTGCAAATTTATCGTGAGACAACAGGTGAACAAAGAGTAATTGGTATAAAAGTTAAAACAAAGGATGGGCTTATGAGTGTTAAAGCAAACAAGGGTGTGATTCTTGCTACTGGTGGATTTGGAGGCAATGTTGAGATGCGCTCTAAACATGTACCAGGCTTAACTGCGGACATACCAACAACTAATCATGTGGGTGCCACTGGAGAAGGGATTATTATGGCACAAGAGATAGGTGCAAATACAACTCAGATGTCATATATTCAGCTATACCCTTTTGCTGACCCAAATAATGGTGTACTTGATGCAACAGCCGTAATACCATTCAGTGGACCAAGTTCAGGTATTGTGTATGTGGACGTTAATGGTAAAAGATATGTAAATGAGGGTGAACGACGGGATGTTTGTTCTAGAGCTGCTCAGGAGAGTGGGGGATTCCCAACATTTTCAATATTCGGTCAAGAAATTGTTGAAAAAGGTGGCTTTATTTCTGAAACTCAATTATCTAGCGGAATAGAATCAGATAGAATATTTAAAGCTAGTACTCTAGAGGAGTTAGTTAGTATTATAAATACTCATCAGTACAAAGGACAGAGCATAAGCATGTCTGCTCAGACTTTAGTTAGTACTATTAAAAATCATAATAGTTATGTTGAGGCAGGTAAAGATCCCGAATTTAACAAGAAAATAGATAAGGGTGTAATGCTTAAAATAGATAAGGGCCCTTACTATGCAATACCACAATGGCCGTCTGTTCATCATACTATGGGTGGCTTAACAATAAATGAAAGAACGGAAGTTCAAGATATTTGGGGTGAAATTATCCCTGGTTTCTATGCTGCAGGTGAGGTTGTAGGTGGAGTTCATGGAACAAATCGTCTTGGATCAAATGCTATTCCTGATGCGGCCGTTCACGGTATAATTGCAGGTAGAGTAGCTGTTAATGGAACCGTGCCGGATTTTATACCAAAGGAGTAG
- a CDS encoding argininosuccinate synthase, translating into MSKEKVVLAYSGGLDTSVILKWLENTYQYEVIAVCIDVGQGDDYSSVEEKALKTGAVKAYVIDAKEEFVSDYIFPTLKAGATYEDDYLLGTSFARPLIAQKLVEIAEKEGAVAISHGATGKGNDQVRFEATIKALNPNLKIIAPWRIWDLKSREDCIDYATQNNIPITVTKKNIYSRDQNVWHLSHEGGNLEDPWNEHDSEIYQLTVPPEKAPDSPTYVEVEFLNGVPVAVDGEKLSPLAIVETLNKVAGANGVGVIDIVENRLVGMKSRGVYETPGGTVLFQAHRSLEKLTLDRMTMSFKKIVSENYGQLVYDGLWFTPLREALDQFVDSLSQTVTGKVRVKLYKGNCTVVGASSPYSLYNEEFVTFGADEVYNQKDAEGFINLFALPLKIRAIMNEKNKK; encoded by the coding sequence ATGAGTAAAGAAAAAGTTGTTTTAGCTTATTCTGGCGGACTAGACACATCCGTTATATTAAAATGGTTAGAAAATACATATCAATATGAAGTAATCGCTGTATGTATAGATGTTGGACAAGGGGATGATTATAGCTCTGTAGAGGAAAAAGCTCTTAAGACAGGTGCTGTTAAAGCGTATGTTATAGATGCCAAGGAAGAATTTGTTTCAGATTATATTTTTCCTACATTAAAAGCTGGTGCAACATATGAAGATGATTATTTATTAGGTACTTCCTTTGCAAGACCATTAATAGCTCAAAAACTTGTAGAAATTGCTGAAAAAGAGGGCGCTGTTGCTATCTCACACGGAGCTACAGGTAAAGGTAATGACCAAGTTCGTTTCGAAGCAACTATAAAAGCATTAAATCCAAATTTAAAAATTATTGCTCCATGGAGAATATGGGACTTAAAATCAAGAGAAGATTGTATTGATTATGCAACACAAAACAATATTCCTATAACTGTAACTAAGAAGAATATATATAGCAGAGATCAAAATGTATGGCACTTAAGCCATGAGGGTGGAAACTTAGAAGATCCATGGAATGAGCATGATTCAGAAATATATCAACTTACTGTTCCACCAGAAAAAGCACCAGATAGCCCTACATATGTTGAAGTTGAATTCCTTAATGGAGTACCAGTAGCAGTAGATGGTGAAAAACTATCACCTTTAGCTATTGTAGAAACTCTAAACAAAGTTGCTGGAGCAAATGGTGTGGGTGTAATTGATATTGTTGAAAACCGTTTAGTAGGGATGAAATCAAGAGGGGTTTATGAAACTCCTGGTGGAACAGTATTGTTCCAAGCACACAGAAGCCTAGAGAAACTTACATTAGATAGGATGACAATGAGCTTTAAGAAAATTGTATCTGAAAATTACGGACAACTTGTATATGATGGTTTATGGTTTACACCTTTAAGAGAAGCTCTTGATCAGTTCGTAGATAGTCTTTCTCAGACTGTAACTGGTAAAGTAAGAGTTAAACTTTATAAAGGTAATTGTACAGTAGTTGGAGCTTCATCTCCATACTCATTATACAATGAAGAGTTTGTTACTTTTGGTGCAGACGAAGTATATAATCAAAAAGATGCAGAAGGATTTATTAATCTATTTGCACTTCCATTAAAAATTAGAGCAATTATGAATGAAAAAAATAAAAAATAA
- a CDS encoding CdaR family protein produces MSKVYKKNLPPKIIAILFSLLLWVYVMSAINPRITSDISNISIQLINLDEIRQQGLVIVGEPAYNVRVRLNGRRDEVQRISREQIVAKVDLKGYRVGTNNIPVEVFVDGQVDVDFTPKFITVELEEVVRRQKEVDIIIEGNPSEGYVVGQLEFKPTLVWVEGPESVVNQVNKVIGRLELENETENVVQSLALKAVTSRGVEVQNVNVQTQFADVVLTIDQLKKIEIVPKVTFNAAPGYIIKNTYLEPESIFVKGQGNLLANLVSVNTETRVINNVTENMQVAVPLELPDGITVFDTDMVKANVIVDRIVEKRYDYSKEEIVINNIQSGLVVDANSLPDSIEVKLVAGESTIQSIDGGGLRVILDVAGLQVGNHNVRPVVNVQNNLEKEIKEIVINPQSINIRITSKGTD; encoded by the coding sequence GTGAGTAAAGTATACAAAAAAAATCTACCTCCGAAAATTATTGCTATTCTATTTTCCTTACTGCTATGGGTATATGTGATGAGTGCAATAAATCCTAGAATAACTAGTGATATTTCAAATATTAGTATTCAGTTAATAAATTTAGATGAGATAAGGCAACAGGGTTTAGTAATTGTTGGAGAACCAGCTTATAATGTAAGAGTTAGACTTAATGGTAGAAGAGATGAGGTTCAGAGAATATCCCGTGAACAAATTGTTGCAAAAGTAGATTTAAAGGGCTATAGAGTTGGTACAAATAATATTCCAGTAGAAGTATTTGTTGATGGACAAGTGGATGTAGATTTTACACCAAAGTTTATAACCGTAGAGCTAGAGGAAGTTGTCAGGAGACAAAAAGAAGTTGATATTATTATAGAAGGTAATCCTAGTGAAGGATATGTTGTTGGACAGTTAGAGTTTAAGCCAACTTTAGTTTGGGTAGAAGGTCCAGAAAGTGTTGTAAACCAAGTTAATAAAGTTATTGGAAGATTAGAGTTAGAAAATGAAACTGAAAATGTTGTCCAGAGCTTAGCTTTGAAGGCAGTAACAAGTAGAGGTGTTGAGGTTCAAAACGTGAATGTCCAAACACAGTTTGCAGATGTTGTATTGACAATAGATCAATTAAAGAAAATAGAAATTGTACCTAAAGTTACTTTTAATGCAGCACCAGGGTATATTATTAAAAATACATATCTAGAGCCTGAAAGTATTTTTGTTAAGGGGCAAGGGAATCTTTTAGCAAATCTTGTTTCAGTAAATACAGAAACAAGAGTAATAAATAATGTAACGGAAAATATGCAAGTTGCAGTGCCACTAGAACTTCCAGATGGAATAACTGTATTTGATACTGATATGGTTAAAGCTAATGTAATAGTTGATAGAATTGTTGAAAAAAGATATGATTATAGTAAAGAAGAAATAGTTATAAATAACATTCAAAGCGGTCTTGTTGTAGATGCCAATAGTTTGCCAGATAGTATTGAAGTAAAATTAGTTGCTGGAGAAAGTACAATACAATCTATAGATGGTGGAGGGCTTCGGGTGATTTTAGATGTAGCTGGATTACAAGTTGGGAACCATAATGTTAGACCTGTTGTTAATGTACAAAATAATTTAGAAAAGGAAATTAAAGAGATTGTAATTAACCCACAAAGTATTAATATTAGGATTACGTCTAAGGGGACGGATTGA
- the buk gene encoding butyrate kinase, giving the protein MSKYVLAINPGSTSTKVAIFEAYELINEKNLNHSTEELEKFKKITDQYDLRKDLILEWLEEININIDDLKAIVGRGGLLRPMPGGTYEITEPMLEDLKIGIQGEHASNLGGLIANSIAKMGDIKAYIVDPVAVDEFDDVARISGIPEIERRSLGHALNIKAVGHRVATELNKRFNDASLIIAHLGGGISVAPVQKGRILDYNNANEMGPFSPERTGSLPVGDLANLCFSGKYTYSEMKVKLRGKGGLTAYLGTNDGREVQKMIDSGDERAKLIYEAMGYQIAKEIGAMATVLKGDIDAIVLTGGLAYSKKLVEFISPMIDFIAPVILKPGGDEMVALNEGTQRVLIGDEVAKIYENEVVFR; this is encoded by the coding sequence ATGTCAAAGTATGTACTGGCAATAAATCCAGGGTCAACATCAACTAAAGTAGCTATTTTCGAAGCCTATGAATTAATTAATGAAAAAAATCTAAATCATTCTACAGAGGAACTAGAAAAATTTAAAAAAATCACGGATCAATATGATTTAAGAAAAGATTTAATTTTAGAATGGCTAGAAGAAATTAATATAAATATAGATGATTTGAAGGCAATAGTGGGCAGAGGTGGGCTTTTAAGACCTATGCCTGGGGGTACATATGAAATCACTGAACCTATGCTAGAAGATTTAAAAATTGGAATACAGGGTGAGCATGCTTCAAATCTAGGGGGGTTAATTGCAAATTCGATTGCAAAGATGGGAGATATCAAAGCCTATATAGTTGATCCAGTGGCAGTTGATGAATTTGATGATGTAGCAAGAATCTCCGGAATACCAGAAATTGAGCGCCGATCTTTAGGTCATGCGTTAAATATAAAGGCGGTGGGACATAGGGTTGCAACAGAGTTAAATAAGAGATTTAACGATGCGAGTTTAATAATTGCACACTTAGGCGGTGGAATTTCAGTTGCCCCAGTTCAAAAGGGAAGAATTTTAGATTATAATAACGCAAATGAAATGGGACCATTTTCCCCTGAAAGAACAGGGAGTTTACCCGTTGGAGATTTAGCAAATCTCTGTTTTTCGGGAAAATATACATACAGTGAAATGAAAGTAAAATTAAGAGGCAAAGGTGGATTAACTGCGTATTTAGGTACTAATGATGGAAGAGAAGTTCAAAAAATGATTGATAGTGGAGATGAGAGGGCAAAATTAATATATGAAGCCATGGGATATCAAATAGCAAAAGAAATTGGAGCTATGGCAACGGTTCTTAAAGGAGATATTGATGCTATTGTACTTACGGGAGGGCTTGCATATTCTAAAAAATTAGTAGAATTTATTAGTCCAATGATTGACTTTATTGCCCCAGTTATTTTAAAGCCTGGTGGAGATGAAATGGTTGCTTTAAATGAAGGTACACAAAGGGTATTAATCGGGGATGAAGTGGCCAAAATTTATGAAAATGAAGTGGTATTTAGATAA
- the buk gene encoding butyrate kinase, which yields MNQVYRILSINPGSTSTKIAVFDNDQLVFERVLRHSSEEIGQFNSICKQFSFRKNVILESVKEEGVELDSLSAVVGRGGLLKSIPGGTYKVNERMLEDLRIGIQGQHASNLGGILAYEIAEELKIPSYIVDPVVVDEMKDIARISGMPEIERKSIFHALNQKAIGRKAASDLGKTYESSNLIVAHLGGGITVGAHENGKVIDVNNGLDGEGPFSPERAGGLPTGDLAKLCYSGQYTLNEIKQKIVGKGGLVAYLNTNDGREVGKMIEEGNKEAELIYEAMAYQVAKEIGSCAAVLKGKIDAIVLTGGIAYDKRFTGWINERVSFLGDVLIYPGEDEMIALAEGGLRVLRGEEEAKIYQ from the coding sequence ATGAATCAAGTATATAGAATATTATCAATTAACCCAGGATCTACATCAACAAAAATAGCTGTTTTTGACAATGACCAATTGGTTTTCGAAAGGGTACTTAGACATTCTTCTGAGGAAATTGGACAGTTCAATAGTATTTGCAAGCAGTTTTCCTTTAGAAAAAATGTAATTTTAGAAAGTGTAAAAGAAGAAGGTGTGGAATTAGATAGTTTATCTGCTGTTGTTGGTAGAGGTGGCCTATTAAAGTCTATACCTGGTGGAACTTATAAAGTTAATGAAAGAATGTTAGAGGATTTACGTATTGGAATTCAAGGTCAGCATGCATCTAATTTAGGTGGAATTTTAGCATATGAAATTGCTGAGGAATTAAAAATTCCATCATACATAGTAGATCCAGTTGTAGTAGACGAAATGAAAGATATAGCTAGAATATCCGGTATGCCAGAGATTGAAAGAAAAAGTATATTTCATGCCTTAAATCAAAAAGCTATAGGCAGAAAGGCTGCTAGTGATCTAGGAAAAACATATGAGAGCAGTAATTTAATAGTAGCACACCTTGGTGGAGGTATTACAGTAGGTGCCCATGAGAATGGTAAAGTAATCGATGTTAATAATGGGCTAGATGGGGAAGGTCCTTTTTCGCCTGAAAGAGCAGGTGGATTACCTACTGGAGATTTAGCAAAACTTTGCTATTCAGGTCAATATACATTGAATGAAATTAAGCAAAAAATTGTAGGTAAAGGTGGATTAGTCGCATATTTAAATACAAATGATGGAAGAGAAGTTGGAAAGATGATAGAAGAAGGTAATAAAGAGGCTGAATTGATATACGAAGCTATGGCATATCAAGTGGCTAAAGAAATAGGCAGCTGTGCTGCTGTTCTTAAAGGAAAGATAGATGCAATTGTTTTGACTGGCGGTATAGCTTATGATAAAAGATTTACTGGTTGGATTAATGAAAGGGTATCCTTCCTAGGAGATGTTTTAATATATCCAGGAGAGGATGAAATGATTGCGCTAGCAGAAGGTGGTTTAAGGGTATTAAGAGGAGAAGAAGAAGCTAAAATTTATCAATAG
- a CDS encoding 3-methyl-2-oxobutanoate dehydrogenase subunit VorB — MVKILMKGNEAIGAAAIKAGCKFFFGYPITPQNELPEFMSRELPKINGVFVQAESEISAINMVYGAAGAGFRVMTSSSSPGLALKQEGISYIAGAELPCVIVNISRGGPGLGGIQPSQADYYMCTRGGGNGDYRHIVYAPATLQEAVDLTIEAFDVADYYRNPVMILGDGMIGQMMEPVEFREPKKRELPLKCWATDGTEGKRNPNIISSLFLDPAELEKHNFKLDKKYKDMEENEVRYEMYMVEDAEIVIIAYGTTSRITRNVVDALRNENIKVGLIRPITIWPFPNKAFKEISSSTKAILTVEMSMGQMIDDVKIANEGRLPVHFYGRAGGMIPTPDAIIGKVREIMGGDK, encoded by the coding sequence ATGGTAAAGATATTGATGAAGGGAAATGAAGCGATAGGTGCAGCGGCTATTAAGGCTGGTTGTAAATTCTTTTTCGGTTATCCGATTACACCTCAAAATGAATTACCCGAATTTATGTCTAGGGAATTACCAAAAATAAATGGTGTATTTGTTCAAGCAGAATCCGAAATCTCAGCTATTAACATGGTATATGGAGCAGCAGGTGCCGGGTTTAGGGTTATGACATCATCATCGTCTCCGGGTTTGGCTCTAAAGCAAGAGGGTATCTCATATATAGCTGGGGCAGAATTACCATGCGTTATTGTAAATATAAGCAGGGGTGGTCCTGGATTAGGAGGTATTCAACCATCCCAAGCAGATTATTATATGTGTACTAGAGGTGGCGGAAATGGGGACTATAGACATATAGTTTACGCACCTGCAACACTCCAAGAAGCTGTTGATTTAACTATTGAGGCCTTTGATGTAGCTGATTACTATAGAAACCCTGTTATGATTTTAGGTGATGGTATGATAGGGCAAATGATGGAACCTGTAGAATTTAGAGAACCTAAAAAAAGAGAGTTACCGCTGAAGTGTTGGGCGACAGATGGAACTGAGGGAAAAAGAAACCCGAATATTATAAGCTCCCTTTTCTTAGATCCTGCTGAACTTGAAAAACATAATTTCAAACTCGACAAAAAGTATAAGGATATGGAAGAGAATGAAGTACGTTATGAAATGTATATGGTGGAAGATGCTGAAATAGTAATTATTGCATATGGTACTACATCAAGAATTACTAGAAATGTAGTTGATGCCCTAAGAAATGAAAATATTAAAGTAGGGCTAATAAGACCTATAACAATATGGCCTTTTCCTAATAAAGCATTTAAAGAAATCTCGAGCTCAACCAAAGCTATTTTAACTGTTGAAATGAGTATGGGTCAGATGATAGATGACGTTAAGATTGCAAATGAAGGAAGATTACCAGTTCATTTCTATGGCCGGGCTGGGGGTATGATTCCAACTCCTGATGCAATTATAGGGAAAGTAAGGGAAATTATGGGGGGTGACAAATAA
- a CDS encoding P-loop NTPase family protein yields the protein MINDRRIRVIVGHYGSGKTEFAVNYVVNLSKLNKKVALADLDIVNPYFRSREKESILQEYGIKVISSNVKGLNSDLPAVTGEVLGPLQDKSYDVVLDVGGDSVGARSLVRYTEYFTSEDYDMFLVINGNRGETTSVEGVLKHIDSIEAVCQVRVTGIINNTHLLRHTTVEDVLRGQELCLKVSRKRNIPIKYVCAIEPIINRLPKDIEGSLFPIKMFMREDWM from the coding sequence ATGATTAATGACCGAAGAATAAGAGTGATTGTTGGACACTACGGTAGTGGAAAAACAGAATTTGCAGTTAATTACGTTGTAAATTTATCAAAGTTAAATAAAAAAGTAGCTCTAGCAGACCTAGATATAGTTAATCCTTACTTTAGAAGTAGAGAAAAAGAAAGTATTTTGCAAGAGTACGGAATAAAGGTTATTTCAAGCAATGTAAAAGGCTTAAACTCAGATTTGCCAGCAGTTACAGGTGAAGTTTTAGGGCCATTACAGGATAAAAGCTATGATGTTGTTTTAGATGTAGGTGGCGATTCAGTAGGTGCCAGGTCTCTAGTTAGATATACGGAGTATTTTACTTCTGAAGATTATGATATGTTTTTAGTCATTAATGGGAACCGTGGAGAGACAACATCTGTAGAAGGTGTATTAAAGCATATTGATTCTATTGAAGCAGTTTGTCAAGTAAGAGTAACCGGCATTATTAATAATACTCACCTTTTAAGGCATACTACGGTGGAAGATGTACTTAGAGGTCAAGAGCTTTGCCTAAAAGTATCTAGGAAAAGAAATATTCCAATTAAGTATGTCTGTGCAATTGAACCAATAATCAATAGGCTACCAAAAGATATAGAAGGTTCACTATTTCCTATAAAAATGTTTATGAGAGAAGACTGGATGTAG
- a CDS encoding 4Fe-4S dicluster domain-containing protein has protein sequence MAKVKGRVTFDENRCKGCELCTTVCPVKIVKMDRKRINIKGYHPAKVDEMEKCIACQNCATICPDVVITVEKDADEKEE, from the coding sequence ATGGCGAAGGTTAAAGGTAGAGTTACTTTTGATGAGAATCGTTGTAAGGGTTGTGAATTATGCACAACTGTTTGTCCTGTTAAAATAGTAAAAATGGATCGTAAACGGATAAATATTAAAGGGTATCATCCAGCAAAGGTAGATGAAATGGAGAAGTGTATTGCCTGTCAAAACTGTGCTACAATTTGCCCAGACGTCGTTATTACCGTAGAAAAGGACGCAGATGAAAAAGAAGAGTAA
- a CDS encoding glucose 1-dehydrogenase yields the protein MGYKRNRLLYLILIAIVIILGLGSRSYSHIFPHKLNLYLGDCLWAILIFFIVGFILKNKPIKAVGIIAWVFCIIIEISQLYQREWINAIRNTRIGGLVLGYGFLWSDIVAYTIAIVIAVILEMVVLNYKKIPTIVFKEDFMKFRDKIVIVTGSGKGIGKSIAQLYGEAGAKVIIAEKNENNGKEVEGNIIKNGGESIFIKTDVSIPNDIINLVSEVDRMFGRIDILINNAGISKWNSPYSLEIEEWEYIINTNLRSVFLCTREVAKVMRKSGGAIVNISSTRAIMSEPNSEAYAASKGGIVSLTHAFAASLSKDKIRVNCISPGWIEIEDYNKLTETDHLLHLSGRVGIPEDIASACLFLTSDENSFINGTNIVIDGGMTKKMIYEQ from the coding sequence ATGGGGTATAAAAGAAATAGACTACTATATTTGATATTAATAGCTATTGTAATTATATTAGGACTAGGTAGCAGAAGCTATTCACATATATTTCCCCATAAGTTAAACCTATATTTAGGAGATTGTCTATGGGCTATATTAATTTTCTTTATTGTGGGATTTATATTAAAAAATAAACCCATAAAAGCAGTTGGGATTATAGCTTGGGTATTTTGTATAATTATAGAAATTTCACAGTTATATCAAAGAGAGTGGATTAATGCCATAAGAAATACAAGAATCGGAGGACTAGTTTTAGGCTATGGGTTTCTCTGGAGCGATATTGTTGCATATACAATAGCCATAGTAATTGCAGTAATATTAGAGATGGTTGTTTTGAATTACAAGAAAATACCTACTATAGTTTTTAAGGAGGATTTTATGAAGTTTAGGGATAAGATCGTAATTGTAACGGGCAGTGGGAAGGGCATTGGTAAGTCAATCGCACAGTTATATGGGGAAGCTGGAGCAAAAGTTATAATTGCAGAGAAAAATGAAAATAATGGTAAAGAAGTAGAGGGAAATATAATAAAAAATGGTGGAGAGAGTATTTTTATTAAAACAGATGTTAGTATTCCTAATGATATTATAAATCTAGTTTCTGAAGTAGATAGAATGTTTGGACGAATAGATATTTTAATTAATAATGCAGGGATTTCCAAATGGAATTCACCATATAGTTTAGAGATAGAAGAATGGGAATATATTATAAATACAAATCTTCGAAGCGTTTTTCTCTGTACCCGTGAAGTAGCAAAAGTAATGAGAAAAAGTGGTGGTGCTATAGTAAACATTTCATCTACCAGGGCAATTATGTCTGAACCAAATAGTGAAGCATATGCAGCGTCTAAGGGAGGAATAGTATCTTTAACTCATGCCTTTGCAGCCTCTCTATCAAAGGATAAAATAAGAGTTAATTGCATTAGTCCAGGCTGGATAGAAATTGAAGATTATAATAAATTAACGGAAACAGATCATCTGCTACACCTGTCAGGACGAGTAGGAATACCAGAGGATATTGCTTCTGCATGTTTGTTTTTAACTAGTGATGAAAATAGCTTTATTAACGGTACTAATATAGTAATAGATGGTGGAATGACAAAAAAGATGATTTATGAGCAGTAG
- the cdaA gene encoding diadenylate cyclase CdaA encodes MEDLMRIFLNIRIRDILDIAIVAFVFYKLYMLIRETRAEQLIKGIIVLLLATQISEWLQLYVINWILRNTMTVGLIALLIVFQPELRRALEYIGRTKFLTKSIIDIEHEEMNMVVEEIVEAVASLSRQKIGALIVLEKQTGLNEVVETGTVISGRVSRGLLINIFMPNTPLHDGALVIRKTTILAAGCFLPLTENPNLSKELGTRHRAGLGITERSDSIVVIVSEETGAISVAENGKLTRFLDIITLRVRLINSFKKVESKQWQFLKFKRGNKRE; translated from the coding sequence ATGGAAGATTTGATGAGAATTTTTTTAAATATCCGTATTAGGGACATTTTAGATATAGCAATAGTTGCATTTGTATTCTATAAGCTTTATATGTTGATTCGGGAAACTAGAGCAGAGCAATTAATAAAGGGTATAATAGTATTACTATTGGCTACACAAATAAGCGAATGGCTTCAGTTGTACGTAATAAACTGGATTCTTAGAAATACAATGACCGTTGGTTTAATAGCCCTATTAATTGTTTTTCAACCAGAGTTAAGAAGAGCATTAGAGTATATAGGCAGAACAAAATTTCTTACAAAATCTATTATTGATATAGAGCATGAAGAAATGAATATGGTTGTTGAGGAAATTGTTGAAGCAGTAGCATCTTTATCAAGACAAAAGATAGGTGCTTTAATTGTACTTGAAAAGCAAACGGGACTTAACGAAGTAGTAGAGACTGGGACTGTAATCAGTGGTAGGGTTTCTAGAGGATTATTGATTAATATATTTATGCCAAACACACCTTTACACGATGGAGCACTTGTAATAAGAAAGACGACTATATTAGCTGCAGGATGCTTTTTGCCATTAACAGAAAATCCTAATTTAAGTAAAGAATTAGGTACTAGACATAGGGCAGGTTTAGGGATAACAGAAAGATCCGATTCAATAGTTGTTATAGTATCCGAGGAAACGGGTGCTATTTCTGTTGCTGAAAACGGTAAACTTACAAGATTTTTAGATATTATTACATTAAGAGTACGCCTAATAAACAGTTTTAAAAAGGTAGAAAGTAAACAATGGCAGTTTTTAAAATTTAAAAGGGGGAATAAGCGTGAGTAA